In the genome of Bradyrhizobium ottawaense, the window CGGGCCGACGTCGATCGGGCGATCGTATTTGTAGTGCGTGACGTGGTGTAATGCGACGTAGATCGACACGGGGTGCGATGCTCCAGCAGCTTTTTTGAGCAGAACACCTGATGTCAGCGCGATCAAGCACTAACAACGGGCAGGGCGTGCCTAGGAAGTATCCCGTCAGCCCGGCGGGCGAACTACGATGTCGGAGTTTGGCGCTCTGAACCTTCCGCGACGCCATGGCCGGGCTTGTCCCGGCCATCCACGCCCTTCGCTGCAGTATCAAAGAACGTGGATGCCCGGGACAAGCCCGGGCATGACGACCTCTTGTGGGGCCACGCAATTACCCTCTTCGCGCGGCCCTACGCCGCCGACGTCAGCCGCTGCAAAAACTGCGTCACCTCGCGCCGGAGGGTCTCGACTTCGCCGTGGACGCGTTCGGAGGCGCTGTTGACGCGGCTGGCGACGCGCCCCGTATCGGCGGCGGCTTCGCTGATGCCTGACACGTTGGAGGACACTTGCGAGGTGCCGACTGATGCTTCCTGGACGTTGCGGGCGATCTCGCGGGTCGCGGTGCCCTGCTCCTCGATCGAGGCGGCGATGCTTGCGGTGATACCGTCGATCTCTGCGATGGTCTGCGCAATCGCCTCGACGGCTGCGACCGAGTTGGTGGTCGATTGCTGCATCTCGCCGACCTTGGCGCTGATCTCCTCGGTGGCCTTCGCGGTCTGGTTGGCGAGGCTCTTGACCTCGGAGGCCACGACGGCGAAGCCGCGGCCGGCCTCGCCTGCCCGCGCCGCCTCGATCGTGGCGTTGAGCGCCAGCAAATTGGTCTGCTCGGCAATTTCGCTGATCAGCTTGACGACGTCGCCGATCCGCAGCGCGGCATCCGCGAGGCTGCGAATCTCGCTGCCGGCACGATTGGCTTCATCGACGGCGCGCCCGGTGCTCGTGGTCGAGCCGGCCACCTGGCGGCTGATCTCGGCGATCGAGGATGCGAGCTGTTCCGCGGCGCTCGCCACCGTCGCAACGTTGTTCGACGCCTGATCGGACGCACTGCGCATGCCGGAGGTCTGACGGTTCGTCGTCTCCGCCGCCGCCGCCATCTGGCCGGCATCGGATTCGAGGTCGGTCGCGGCGCTCATCAGGCTGCCCGCGACTTCGTCGAGATGAGTGCCGAACTGCTTTGCGAGGCCGGCGATCTCGACCACGCGGCGACCGAGGCTGTCGGTGCCGGCATTGATGACGGTGGCCGAGCGGCGGAACGAACCGGGCAATCCGCGCGCGAGGATCTTGCGGAAATACTTGCCGCGGCTGGCATAGTCCATCGATGCCGAAGCCTCGCGGACGAAGGCGTCGGCGATGTCGAGCATGTCGTTGACCGACGTCTGGATGGCGCCGATCCGGCCGGCCTGGCGCTCGCTCAGGATCCGCGCTTCGAGATCGCCGCGCGCCGCCTTGCGGCAGACATCGGCGACCTCATCGACGGCCACCGCCGTGCGATGCTGACACCAGAGCGCGTAGCCGAGCAGCAGGATCGCCGCGCCGAGCGGCGCTGCACTGATGATTCCGGTCCAGCCGAGCAGCGAGAGGACGAACGCGATGCTGGCGAGAAGGCACGCGACTGCGGTCGCTCCCTGCGCCTTAGAGAGAGAGCACAAATTCATCGTAACCGACACCGTTTTGCTTGAGCAGACCGACCATCATTTCGAAGCTCGCACGCATGCCGTCCTTGGCATTGGCGTGGCGCGCCTCTTCCGCGCAGAGCGCCTTGTAGATCGGTTTGATTTTCTCGACCGGCGCCGGATCGGGCCTGCGTCGATTGGAATGATAGCCGATGATGTTGCCGTGATCGTCGAGCGTCGGGGTGACATGGGCGAACACCCAATAGTGGCTGCCATCTGCCGCTAGATTGACGACGTAGGCGAAGATTTCCTGCTTGGCCTGGAGCGTATCCCACAGCAGCTTGAAGACGCAGCGCGGCATGTCGGGATGGCGGATCAGGCTGTGGGGCGCGCCCATCAGCTGCTTCCAGGGGTATTTCGCCATGCGGAGAAAGACGTCATTGGCGTAGGTGATGCGGCCTTTGAGATCGGTCTTCGATACAATCAGCTCCTCCTCACCGAGGAGATTTTCCACCCCCGTGGGACGTATCGCTTGCATCGGTTCGATCCTTAAAGGCCGGCCCACCACGCTGTGGAGCCGCATCGCCCCCTGTCTACGGCAACAGTGTTAATCAGGTGTAAGCCGCGGATCCCTAGCGAAGGAACCTCGCCTCCGTATCATTACGTAGCGAACGATCGGTGCAATTCGCGCAACCACACGCGCCGCTCATCGGCCGCGCGTATCCCCCAATGACACGCAATTGCATGTGTGGTGCGCGAAGCGCGGCTACATCGTCGCGCCGAGCACCCAGGGCGCGAACTCGGCACCGCCGAAATCAAAGCTCTCGCTCTTGGTCGGCTGGCCCGAGGCCGTCTTGAGGATGAGATCGAAGATGCGCTGGCCGCATTGCTCGACGCTCTCCTCGCCTTCGAGGATGGTGCCGCAATTGACGTCCATGTCCTCTTCCATGCGCTTGTACATGGGCGTGTTGGTGGCGAGCTTGATCGAGGGCGCCGGCTTGCAGCCGAACACGCTGCCGCGGCCCGTGGTGAAGCAGACGAGATTGGCACCGCCGGCGACCTGCCCGGTTGCCGCGACAGGGTCGTAGCCGGGCGTGTCCATGAAGACGAAACCCTTCTTGGTGATGGGCTCGGCGTAACGCAGCACCTCGACGAGGTTGGTGGTGCCGGCCTTCGCCATCGCACCGAGCGATTTTTCAAGAATGGTGGTGAGGCCGCCGGCCTTGTTGCCGGGGCTCGGATTGGCGTTCATCTCGGCGCCTTCGCGCTCCGTGTATTCGTCCCACCAGCGCATCAGGTCTACCAGCTTCTCGCCGACCTCGCGGCTGACGGCGCGTCGCGTCAAGAGATGCTCGGCGCCGTAGGTCTCCGGCGTCTCCGACAGGATCACGGTGCCGCCGTGGCGCACGATGAGGTCGCTCGCAGCTCCGAGCGCGGGATTGGCCGATACGCCAGAATAGCCGTCCGAGCCGCCGCATTGCAGGGCCACGGTGAGCTCGCTCGCCGGCACCGTCTCGCGCTTAACCTTGTTGGCGTCAGCCAGCGCTTCGCGCACGAAGGCGATGCCTGCCTCCACGGTCTTGCGGGTACCGCCGACCTCCTGGATGTCCATCGCGCGCAGGCGTCCTGCGAGCTTCTGCTCCTCCATCAGACCACCGATCTGGTTCACCTCGCAGCCGAGGCCGAGCACGATGACGTGGGAGAAATTGACGTGGCGCGCATAGCCGCCGAGCGTGCGGCGGAGCAGCGCCAAGGGCTCGTTCTGCGTCATACCGCAGCCGGTCTTGTGAGTCAGCGCGACCACGCCGTCGACATTGGGGAAATCGGCCAGCGGATTGTCGCCGGTGAAGGGATTCTTCTTGAAGACGTCGGCGACGAGGCTTGCGACATGCGCGCTGCAATTCACCGAGGTGAGGATGCCGATATAGTTGCGCGTGGCGACGCGGCCGTCCGGGCGGCGGATGCCTTCGAAGGTCGCCGGCAGGTCGAAATTCGGCGTCGGCTTGACGTCGGCGCAATAGGCGTAGTCTTTTGAAAAGTCGCCCATGCCGATGTTCTGCACGTGCACGTGCTGGCCCGGCGCGATCGGAATGGTCGCAAAGCCGATGATCTGGCCGTAGCGGATGACGGGCTCGCCCACCGCGATCGGCTTGATCGCGACCTTGTGCCCGGAGGGGATGCGCTCGACCGTGGTCACGCCGTCGGCGACGACGGTGCCGGGGGGCAGGCTGGCACGCGCGATCACCACGCCATCATCGGGATGCAGGCGGATGACGGGGCTGATGGTCATGGATATCTCCTGTATCGAAATGATCGTGCCCCGGACGCAGCGCAGCGTGAAACGATGCGCTGCTGATCCGGGGTCTGGTTGTTACGTCATGCGCTTTGTTAGCGACTGGGTCCCGGCTCTGCGCTGCAGCGCTTTGCGCTGCAACGTGTCCGGGACACGAGATCAGGCCTTCCCGCCCGAATCCTTGCGGGTGGCATTGACCTGCATCTTGGCGTAGGTCGTCATCAGGCCGACCTCGTTCGAGAGCGTCACCAGCTTGAAGCCCATGTTGATGGCGCGCGCCGCGCCTTCGGCGCCGCTGCAATGGATGCCCGGGTTGAGGCCGCGCTTGCCGCATTCCTTGATGATCTTCTCGTAGATCGCGAGTATCTCGGGCTCGCTGCGGTCGAGCTTGGGCTCGAGGCCGTAGGAGAAGCCGAGATCGGACGGACCGATATAGACGCCGTCGATGCCTTCGACGTCGAGGATCGCTTCCATGTTCTCGACCGCGGTCTTGGTCTCCATCATCGGCAGCAGGATGGTGTCGGCATTCGCGGTCTTCTGGTACGAGCCCGCGGTGCCGTACATGCCGGCGCGGATCGGGCCGTTGGAGCGCACGCCCTGCGGCGGATATTTGGAATAGGAGACGAGGTTCCTGGCTTCCTGCGGCGTGTTGACCATCGGGCAAATCACGCCATAGGCGCCGCCGTCGAGCACCTTGCCGATGATGCCGGGCTCGTTCCAGGGCACGCGGACCATCGGCGTCACCGGATGCTTGTCCATGGCCTGGAAGCATTGCACCATCGACAGATAGTCCTGCACGCCATGCTGCATGTCGACGGTGACGCTGTCGAAGCCGCATTGCGCGATCATCTCGGCCGAGAAGCCGGAGGGTATAGCGAGCCACGCGTTGACCACGGCCTTGCCCGACTTCCAGATTTCCTTGACCTTGTTCGCCACGTTGCCTTCCTTCTTTGTTGTTTGGACCGTGTCATTTGGACCGTCGTCACCATGACGAGCGCCGCGACAGCACGACCCGCTGTTAGCGCGAACCGGGCCGCCGCGCTACGCTCGCAATGACGCAACGCCTATGCGGCCGCCTTCTGGCGCCGGGAATCGGCGCCTGATCGACCGCCAGCCTGGACCGCCATTTGCGCGAAAATGCGCATTCATGTCTATGGCTTGGAGCACCCGGACGGGCATATCTGCTGTCACTCCTCGGAACTTGCCTCCTCGGCGCCGCCGAGCTCTGCAAGACTCTGTTCGAGCGCGCCCAGCATATCCTGCAACTCAGCGAGCTTGCGCGCGCCAAAGCGCCGCGTGATCTCGGCATAGATCGCCTCCGAGGTCGGCGCCACCGAGGCCATCAGCTTCACGCCCTCTTTCGAGATCGAGACCATGCTGCGACGCTGGTCCGCCTTGGCGGTCTTGCGTTCGATCAGATTGCGCGCCTCGAGATCGCGCAGGATGCGCGACAGGCTCGGTCCCAGCAGGAACGCCGTGCGCGCGAGTTCCGTGACCTCGACGGCTTCAATGGCCGCCAGTGCACGCAGGATGCGCCATTGCTGCTCGGTCAAGCGGTGCTCGCGCAGCGAGGGACGAAACTGCCGCATCACCGCTTCGCGGGCCCGCAGCAGCGACATCGGCAGCGAGCGCGAGAAATCGCGCATCGGCACCTGTCTTGCGGTAGGTCCTGCGGCAGGCGCGCTTCCGTTGGCCGGATCAGCCGGTCTCTTCACCATGATGCCCTTTCAAACCGCAAAATGTTTGCAGTGCAGCAAGCCGAAATTGTGTTTGACGCATTCACTTAACATGTTAAGTATCTCCCGGCACCCCAATTTGTAAGATCACAAATGGCGCTTTCCAACGACGATATCCAAGCTTGCGCGAGGCGTCTGCACGAGGCGGAGAAGACCCGCGTGCAGATCCGGCAGCTGTCGCAGGATTTCCCCGGCATCACCATCAACGACGCCTACGCGATTCAGAGGGCCTGGGTCGACGTCAAGATCGCCGAGGGACGCATCGTCAAGGGCCACAAGATCGGCCTGACCTCGAAGGCGATGCAGAGCGCGCTCAATATCGACGAGCCCGATTCCGGCGTGCTGCTCGACGACATGTTCTTCGCCGATGGCGGGATCATTCCGACCGAGCGCTTCATCGCCACACGCGTCGAGGCCGAGCTCGCCTTCGTCATGAGCAAGCGGCTCGCGGGGCCGGGCTGCACGCTATTCGACGTACTCAACGCCACCGATTTCGTGGTGCCGGCACTTGAAATTCTGGACACCCGCATCGAGCGCGTCGATCCCAAGACCAAGGCGACGCGAAAGATCTTCGACACCATCGCCGACAATGCGGCGAATGCCGGCATCGTGCTCGGCGGGCGGCCGATCCGCCCGCTCGACGCAGACCTGCGCTGGATCGGCACGCTCTGCTTTCGAAACGGCCAGCTCGAAGAGACCGGCCTTGCCGCTGGCGTGCTCAATCATCCGGCGACCGCCGTCGCCTGGCTCGCCAACAAGATCGCGCCGCTCGGCCTTGCGCTCGAACCGGGTCAGGTCGTGCTTGCCGGCTCCTTCATCCGCCCGATCGAGACCCGCAAGGGCGACACAATTCAAGCCGATTATGGCGCCTACGGCTCGGTCAGCTGCTACTTCGCTTAGACGCATAAAAATACAGGGAGTGAAACCGCGGTGCCGCATTTCACGATTGAATATTCGGCCAATCTCGATGGCCGCCTCGATATCGCGGCGGTGTGCGAGATCGTGCGCAAGGCGGCGGTCGAGACCGGCATCTTCCCGCTCGGCGGCATCCGCGTCCGCGCCATCAGGTGCGAGCACTATGCGATCGCTGATAACAGGCAAGACTATGGCTTTCTCGACATGGTCCTGCGCATCGGCGAAGGCCGCGACCTTCCCACGCGCCAGAAAGCCGGCGAGCACGTCTTCCAGGCACTCTCCCGCCATCTCGATCCCGTCTTCGCTGCCAGCAAGTTCGCTTTGTCGTTCGACATGCAGATCAACGACAAGGACACCAGCTGGAAGCGCAACAACATCCACGACGCCCTGAAAGTGGAAGCCGCCCATGGATAAGCCCAGCCCGAAAGCCGATGTGTTCCAGGCCAACCGCGACCGCGTCGCGCCGCTGCTGAAGAAGCTGCGCACTGAGGGCATCGGTCACATGATCGACGGCAAGACCGTGGCCTCGATATCAGGCGAGACGTTCGAGACGAAGTCACCGGTCGACGGCACGACGCTCGCGGGCGTCGCGCGGGGCACTGCCGAGGACATCGACCGCGCCGCAACGGCCGCGGCGCTCGCCTTCAAGTCCTGGCGCGACATGGGCCCGGCGATGCGGAAGAAGCTGCTGCATCGCGTGGCCGACGCGATCGAGGACAATGCCGACGACATCGCGGTGCTCGAATGCATCGACACCGGCCAGGCCTATCGCTTCATGGCCAAGGCCGCGATCCGCGCCGCCGAGAATTTCCGCTTCTTCGCCGACAAATGCGCCGAGGCGCGCGACGGCCTCAGCACGCCGAGCGACGAGCACTGGAATATCTCGACGCGCGTGCCGATCGGCCCGGTCGGCGTGATCACGCCGTGGAATACGCCGTTCATGCTCTCGACCTGGAAGATCGCCCCTGCCCTCGCTGCCGGCTGCACGGTCGTGCACAAGCCGGCCGAGTGGTCGCCGGTCACCGCCAGCATCTTGTCGAGGCTCGTCAAGGAGGCCGGCGTTCCCGACGGCGTGCTCAACACCGTCCACGGTTTTGGTGAAGAGGCCGGCAAGACGCTGACCGAGCATCCCGCGATCAAGGCGATCGGCTTCGTCGGCGAAAGCGCGACCGGCTCGGCGATCATGGTGCAGGGTGCACCGACGCTGAAGCGCGTGCATTTCGAGCTCGGCGGCAAGAACCCCGTGATCGTGTTCGACGACGCCGATCTCGACCGCGCGCTCGATGCCGTCGTGTTCATGATCTACTCGCTCAACGGCGAGCGCTGCACGTCATCGAGCCGTCTCCTGGTTCAGGCCGGCATTGCGGACAAGTTCACCGAGAAGCTCACCGCGCGCGTGAAGGCGCTGAAGGTCGGCCATCCGCTCGATCCCTTAACCGAGATCGGACCGCTGATCCACGAACGCCATCTGGCAAAGGTGTGCTCCTATTTCGACGTCGCGCGCCAGGATGGCGCTGTGATCGCCGTCGGCGGCAAGGCCCATGACGGCCCGGGCGGCGGACATTATGTCGAGCCCACCTTGGTCACCGGCGCGCACGGCAAGATGCGGGTGGCGCAGGAGGAGGTGTTCGGCCCGTTCCTCACCGTGCTTCCCTTCAAGGACGAAGCTGAAGCCATCGCGATCGCCAACGACATCCGCTATGGCCTGACCGGCTATGTCTGGACCAACGATGTCGGCCGCGCACTGCGCGTCGCCGACGCGCTGGAGGCCGGCATGATCTGGCTGAACTCGGAAAATGTCCGCCAT includes:
- the hpaH gene encoding 2-oxo-hept-4-ene-1,7-dioate hydratase: MALSNDDIQACARRLHEAEKTRVQIRQLSQDFPGITINDAYAIQRAWVDVKIAEGRIVKGHKIGLTSKAMQSALNIDEPDSGVLLDDMFFADGGIIPTERFIATRVEAELAFVMSKRLAGPGCTLFDVLNATDFVVPALEILDTRIERVDPKTKATRKIFDTIADNAANAGIVLGGRPIRPLDADLRWIGTLCFRNGQLEETGLAAGVLNHPATAVAWLANKIAPLGLALEPGQVVLAGSFIRPIETRKGDTIQADYGAYGSVSCYFA
- a CDS encoding PAS domain-containing protein, with the translated sequence MQAIRPTGVENLLGEEELIVSKTDLKGRITYANDVFLRMAKYPWKQLMGAPHSLIRHPDMPRCVFKLLWDTLQAKQEIFAYVVNLAADGSHYWVFAHVTPTLDDHGNIIGYHSNRRRPDPAPVEKIKPIYKALCAEEARHANAKDGMRASFEMMVGLLKQNGVGYDEFVLSL
- the hpaE gene encoding 5-carboxymethyl-2-hydroxymuconate semialdehyde dehydrogenase, whose product is MDKPSPKADVFQANRDRVAPLLKKLRTEGIGHMIDGKTVASISGETFETKSPVDGTTLAGVARGTAEDIDRAATAAALAFKSWRDMGPAMRKKLLHRVADAIEDNADDIAVLECIDTGQAYRFMAKAAIRAAENFRFFADKCAEARDGLSTPSDEHWNISTRVPIGPVGVITPWNTPFMLSTWKIAPALAAGCTVVHKPAEWSPVTASILSRLVKEAGVPDGVLNTVHGFGEEAGKTLTEHPAIKAIGFVGESATGSAIMVQGAPTLKRVHFELGGKNPVIVFDDADLDRALDAVVFMIYSLNGERCTSSSRLLVQAGIADKFTEKLTARVKALKVGHPLDPLTEIGPLIHERHLAKVCSYFDVARQDGAVIAVGGKAHDGPGGGHYVEPTLVTGAHGKMRVAQEEVFGPFLTVLPFKDEAEAIAIANDIRYGLTGYVWTNDVGRALRVADALEAGMIWLNSENVRHLPTPFGGMKASGIGRDGGDYSFDFYMETKHVSLARGTHKIQKLGI
- a CDS encoding 5-carboxymethyl-2-hydroxymuconate Delta-isomerase gives rise to the protein MPHFTIEYSANLDGRLDIAAVCEIVRKAAVETGIFPLGGIRVRAIRCEHYAIADNRQDYGFLDMVLRIGEGRDLPTRQKAGEHVFQALSRHLDPVFAASKFALSFDMQINDKDTSWKRNNIHDALKVEAAHG
- a CDS encoding UxaA family hydrolase, whose product is MTISPVIRLHPDDGVVIARASLPPGTVVADGVTTVERIPSGHKVAIKPIAVGEPVIRYGQIIGFATIPIAPGQHVHVQNIGMGDFSKDYAYCADVKPTPNFDLPATFEGIRRPDGRVATRNYIGILTSVNCSAHVASLVADVFKKNPFTGDNPLADFPNVDGVVALTHKTGCGMTQNEPLALLRRTLGGYARHVNFSHVIVLGLGCEVNQIGGLMEEQKLAGRLRAMDIQEVGGTRKTVEAGIAFVREALADANKVKRETVPASELTVALQCGGSDGYSGVSANPALGAASDLIVRHGGTVILSETPETYGAEHLLTRRAVSREVGEKLVDLMRWWDEYTEREGAEMNANPSPGNKAGGLTTILEKSLGAMAKAGTTNLVEVLRYAEPITKKGFVFMDTPGYDPVAATGQVAGGANLVCFTTGRGSVFGCKPAPSIKLATNTPMYKRMEEDMDVNCGTILEGEESVEQCGQRIFDLILKTASGQPTKSESFDFGGAEFAPWVLGATM
- a CDS encoding methyl-accepting chemotaxis protein; the encoded protein is MNLCSLSKAQGATAVACLLASIAFVLSLLGWTGIISAAPLGAAILLLGYALWCQHRTAVAVDEVADVCRKAARGDLEARILSERQAGRIGAIQTSVNDMLDIADAFVREASASMDYASRGKYFRKILARGLPGSFRRSATVINAGTDSLGRRVVEIAGLAKQFGTHLDEVAGSLMSAATDLESDAGQMAAAAETTNRQTSGMRSASDQASNNVATVASAAEQLASSIAEISRQVAGSTTSTGRAVDEANRAGSEIRSLADAALRIGDVVKLISEIAEQTNLLALNATIEAARAGEAGRGFAVVASEVKSLANQTAKATEEISAKVGEMQQSTTNSVAAVEAIAQTIAEIDGITASIAASIEEQGTATREIARNVQEASVGTSQVSSNVSGISEAAADTGRVASRVNSASERVHGEVETLRREVTQFLQRLTSAA
- the hpaR gene encoding homoprotocatechuate degradation operon regulator HpaR — protein: MVKRPADPANGSAPAAGPTARQVPMRDFSRSLPMSLLRAREAVMRQFRPSLREHRLTEQQWRILRALAAIEAVEVTELARTAFLLGPSLSRILRDLEARNLIERKTAKADQRRSMVSISKEGVKLMASVAPTSEAIYAEITRRFGARKLAELQDMLGALEQSLAELGGAEEASSEE
- a CDS encoding HpcH/HpaI aldolase family protein, with protein sequence MANKVKEIWKSGKAVVNAWLAIPSGFSAEMIAQCGFDSVTVDMQHGVQDYLSMVQCFQAMDKHPVTPMVRVPWNEPGIIGKVLDGGAYGVICPMVNTPQEARNLVSYSKYPPQGVRSNGPIRAGMYGTAGSYQKTANADTILLPMMETKTAVENMEAILDVEGIDGVYIGPSDLGFSYGLEPKLDRSEPEILAIYEKIIKECGKRGLNPGIHCSGAEGAARAINMGFKLVTLSNEVGLMTTYAKMQVNATRKDSGGKA